Proteins encoded by one window of Leptospira stimsonii:
- a CDS encoding lactonase family protein has product MNRRLFLFCILPFYLVSCTIWPALTIFASNEKEADSDLTPLAFLLLTQSGGPQETPNLLYVTNFNANTVTYFNAKTGAYLNGTLANSSFATPAGPNFVAVNPIANVVYVTSQTASSITYLDAKTGAYINGTLANSTFATGTDPYSIAVDANANLVYVTNSTSGTVTFFDAKTGAYRNGTLANSSVATAGNTPMAIALDPTADRMYITNFDLDDVSYYTASTAILSASFNTESGPTSIAIHPSANLLYVGNNAGNSVTFYNATNGAYINGTLTNSSLPVGVGPVSIAVNPSSNILYSANQTAQTVSYHNAINGAFLNGNLANSSFQTGTGASSVAVNPIANLVYVTNSTSATVTFFNATTGAYLNGTLSNSSFPTGTGPSWVAVNP; this is encoded by the coding sequence ATGAACCGTAGACTATTCCTTTTTTGCATACTTCCTTTTTATCTCGTATCCTGTACGATTTGGCCCGCCTTAACCATTTTTGCTTCGAATGAAAAAGAGGCGGATTCGGATTTAACACCCTTGGCTTTTCTTCTTTTAACACAGAGCGGAGGTCCGCAAGAGACTCCCAATCTTCTGTATGTCACCAACTTTAACGCAAACACGGTCACATACTTTAACGCAAAGACGGGCGCGTATCTCAATGGAACTCTTGCTAATTCCAGTTTTGCGACTCCCGCGGGGCCTAATTTTGTCGCGGTCAATCCGATCGCAAACGTTGTCTACGTTACGAGTCAAACCGCGAGTTCGATCACATACTTGGATGCAAAGACGGGCGCATACATCAATGGAACTCTCGCGAACTCGACCTTTGCAACGGGAACGGATCCCTATTCGATCGCAGTCGATGCGAACGCAAATCTAGTCTATGTTACCAACTCGACTTCAGGTACCGTGACATTTTTCGACGCGAAAACCGGAGCGTATCGGAACGGAACCCTCGCGAACTCCAGCGTTGCGACGGCGGGAAACACACCGATGGCGATCGCGCTTGATCCAACTGCGGATCGAATGTATATTACAAATTTTGATTTGGACGACGTCTCCTATTACACAGCTTCTACCGCTATCTTATCCGCGAGTTTTAATACTGAGTCCGGTCCGACTTCAATCGCGATCCATCCTTCCGCGAATCTTTTGTACGTGGGAAACAATGCGGGTAACTCGGTTACTTTCTACAACGCGACGAACGGCGCTTATATCAATGGAACGCTTACCAATTCCAGTCTTCCCGTTGGAGTCGGCCCCGTTTCCATCGCAGTCAATCCTTCTTCCAATATTTTATATTCGGCAAATCAGACGGCGCAAACGGTTAGTTATCACAACGCAATCAACGGTGCTTTTCTAAACGGAAACCTCGCAAACTCCAGCTTCCAAACGGGAACCGGAGCTTCAAGCGTTGCGGTCAATCCGATTGCGAACCTAGTGTATGTGACCAATTCTACCTCTGCGACCGTTACTTTCTTCAATGCTACCACGGGTGCGTATCTCAACGGAACCCTTTCGAACTCGAGCTTTCCAACAGGAACGGGACCTTCTTGGGTTGCCGTAAATCCGTAA
- a CDS encoding sterol desaturase family protein, translating into MERNLVILFIPFLFLFIAIEMGFSDLRNRKLYRLGDSLNNFATGILNQIFIIVFHSITIAGYLWIYSRWRIFDLPAWPGQTVSWISMWEFFGIPEAYLSLGIVALTWGACLFFYELAYYWNHRFSHETNFLWAGHIVHHQSEEYNLGVAFRQASFRGLFTWVFYLPLAVIGFPPIVMGLVAQLSLIYQFLIHVRWIRRLPGWFETIFNTPSHHRVHHGINPQYINKNYGGMFIFFDKWFRTFQPETEEAVYGITTQLKSFNPLWANFHYWVEMFVLGKNSRGWKDRIRILFANPGWKPTTFVEPEQKRINQIETLKKYDVILPKGLTIYSILWSCITLFGSFLALLFASEIPTSILHTIFFMSILSFACIGGICDLRRWVLYAEPIRLLYLFYLTVTFFGDSKTAYLISGFFLLSWLWLLKNRESFGMDKGQGIGNELLEEN; encoded by the coding sequence ATGGAGCGCAATTTAGTAATTCTATTTATTCCTTTTTTATTTTTGTTCATTGCGATCGAGATGGGATTTTCCGACCTTAGAAATCGAAAACTCTATCGACTAGGCGATTCGCTTAACAATTTTGCCACCGGAATTTTAAACCAGATTTTTATTATCGTATTTCATTCGATCACGATTGCGGGTTATCTTTGGATCTATTCCCGCTGGAGAATTTTCGATCTTCCAGCCTGGCCTGGCCAAACGGTTTCGTGGATCTCGATGTGGGAGTTTTTCGGAATTCCGGAGGCCTATTTGTCTTTAGGAATCGTAGCCTTAACCTGGGGCGCGTGTTTGTTTTTTTATGAACTTGCGTATTATTGGAATCATCGATTCAGTCACGAGACGAATTTTCTTTGGGCGGGACATATCGTACATCATCAAAGTGAAGAATACAATCTGGGTGTCGCGTTTCGTCAGGCAAGTTTTCGAGGGCTCTTCACTTGGGTGTTTTATCTTCCGCTCGCCGTCATCGGTTTCCCGCCGATCGTGATGGGTTTGGTTGCACAACTCAGTCTCATCTATCAATTTCTGATTCACGTACGATGGATACGAAGATTGCCGGGTTGGTTCGAAACTATTTTCAACACTCCTTCGCATCATCGAGTTCATCACGGGATCAACCCGCAATACATCAACAAGAATTACGGTGGTATGTTTATCTTCTTTGACAAATGGTTTCGAACATTCCAACCGGAAACGGAGGAGGCGGTCTACGGAATCACGACACAACTCAAAAGTTTTAATCCGCTTTGGGCCAATTTTCATTATTGGGTGGAAATGTTCGTGCTCGGAAAAAATTCCAGGGGCTGGAAGGATCGGATAAGAATTCTTTTTGCGAACCCGGGATGGAAGCCGACAACCTTTGTTGAGCCGGAACAAAAAAGGATCAATCAAATTGAAACATTAAAAAAATATGATGTAATATTACCGAAGGGATTGACGATCTATTCCATTCTTTGGTCCTGTATTACGTTGTTCGGATCGTTTTTGGCGCTACTTTTCGCTTCCGAAATACCGACTTCGATTTTACATACGATTTTTTTTATGAGCATTCTTTCCTTTGCTTGTATCGGAGGAATTTGCGATCTCAGAAGATGGGTGCTCTACGCCGAGCCGATTCGATTGCTGTATCTCTTTTATCTAACCGTTACTTTCTTCGGCGATTCCAAAACGGCATATTTGATTTCAGGTTTTTTCCTGCTTTCTTGGCTTTGGCTGTTGAAAAACCGAGAATCTTTCGGAATGGACAAAGGACAAGGGATCGGAAACGAGTTATTGGAAGAAAATTGA
- a CDS encoding alpha/beta fold hydrolase gives MKLIKKITLGIIASLLSVILLLIVFNWESDRTVQELQARWAQKPSTFIELNGLRVHLRDEGPKEDPIPLVLIHGGASSLHTWDGWSEELKTTRRVIRFDLPGFGLTGPALDQDYSIQKYIEFVLSILDRLKVKRAILIGNSFGGNIAWRTALEQPSRFQKLVLMDAGGYKLESLSVPIAFRIARIPVLNNLLNKILPRKLVESSVKNTYGNPSKVTEEKVDRFFELALREGNRKALGQFQRTLVSESRILEKRIPEIRIPTLILWGKKDRLQPPINAEKFHKDIVGSRLVFFEDLGHTPQEENPQETIKVVKEFIR, from the coding sequence TTGAAACTGATCAAAAAAATCACGCTGGGAATTATCGCGTCTTTATTGTCCGTAATTCTTCTTCTCATTGTTTTTAATTGGGAATCGGATAGGACGGTCCAGGAATTACAGGCCCGATGGGCGCAAAAACCATCCACCTTTATCGAGTTAAACGGCCTTAGGGTCCACCTAAGGGACGAAGGACCGAAAGAAGATCCGATTCCACTCGTGTTGATCCACGGAGGCGCCTCCTCTCTTCACACCTGGGACGGTTGGTCCGAGGAACTCAAAACCACAAGAAGAGTGATTCGTTTTGATTTACCAGGCTTCGGTTTAACGGGACCCGCCTTGGACCAAGATTATTCGATTCAAAAATACATCGAATTTGTTCTCTCGATATTAGATCGTCTTAAAGTAAAACGCGCCATTCTAATCGGAAATTCTTTCGGAGGCAATATCGCTTGGCGTACGGCGTTGGAACAACCCAGTCGATTTCAAAAACTAGTCCTTATGGACGCGGGCGGATATAAATTGGAATCTCTTTCGGTTCCGATCGCCTTTCGAATCGCGAGAATTCCAGTCTTAAACAATCTTCTCAATAAGATATTGCCTAGGAAATTGGTCGAGTCGAGCGTAAAAAACACGTACGGAAATCCTTCGAAAGTCACCGAAGAAAAGGTGGATCGTTTTTTCGAACTTGCTTTGAGAGAAGGGAACAGAAAGGCTCTAGGACAATTTCAAAGAACGCTGGTTTCAGAATCCAGAATATTAGAAAAACGTATTCCAGAAATTCGAATCCCAACGCTGATTCTCTGGGGAAAAAAGGATCGTCTTCAACCGCCGATCAACGCGGAAAAGTTTCATAAGGACATCGTAGGAAGTCGTTTGGTTTTTTTTGAAGACCTCGGACATACTCCTCAAGAAGAAAATCCTCAAGAAACGATCAAAGTCGTGAAGGAATTTATCCGTTGA
- a CDS encoding DUF1330 domain-containing protein has translation MKYYSVAEINITSVRWIPAYVRNVTKMVENFGGKYLARTGNVDKMEGERKIPQLFLIIEWPSKDAAQKFYESEEYKPYLESRLKGSQSEFVLVCGEDVNKIAEIPD, from the coding sequence ATGAAATACTATTCAGTCGCTGAAATCAATATAACTAGCGTTCGGTGGATTCCCGCCTATGTCCGTAATGTCACCAAGATGGTCGAAAATTTCGGAGGCAAATATCTGGCTCGAACGGGTAACGTAGATAAGATGGAAGGCGAAAGAAAAATCCCCCAACTTTTTCTTATCATTGAATGGCCTTCAAAAGACGCGGCGCAGAAATTCTACGAATCGGAAGAATACAAACCTTATCTGGAAAGCAGACTCAAAGGCTCCCAAAGTGAATTTGTATTGGTCTGCGGTGAGGACGTGAACAAAATCGCGGAAATACCGGACTGA
- a CDS encoding DUF1554 domain-containing protein, producing MRNESTNFPVSISILLLLFFVSCNEAERLSTDALKNPLIALIEPARFFNSSSNLPSTNVSTCATDKGPCYIFELYNIGGVLTNGNIGGVAGADTLCQNAAAVLPSSFGSPSDYKAMIMDESGGRNLTKNWVLYPNTNYLNIKKSTLNPNDSVLAFKTDSQAMYTGTLTNRIIVDGARPPNTYTFTGIRIDTPGSPGTWLPGDLRSCFNWTSTAIGTTYGSIGDPVELSNYFIDRGYFSASGCDTQHGIYCVRQ from the coding sequence ATGAGAAATGAATCCACGAATTTTCCCGTTTCTATTTCCATTCTTCTCCTATTATTCTTCGTTTCCTGTAATGAAGCGGAAAGACTATCAACGGATGCGCTTAAAAATCCGTTGATTGCGCTAATCGAACCCGCACGGTTTTTTAATTCTTCTTCGAATCTCCCATCTACCAACGTATCAACCTGTGCAACCGACAAAGGGCCTTGCTACATATTCGAACTCTACAATATTGGGGGAGTTCTAACCAACGGAAATATCGGTGGAGTTGCGGGAGCAGATACTCTGTGTCAAAATGCGGCGGCAGTTTTACCTTCCTCCTTCGGAAGCCCGAGTGACTACAAAGCGATGATCATGGATGAATCCGGTGGAAGAAATTTAACGAAGAATTGGGTCTTATATCCGAACACGAATTATCTCAATATCAAAAAAAGCACTCTGAATCCGAACGACAGCGTTCTTGCATTCAAAACCGACTCTCAAGCGATGTATACGGGAACGCTTACCAATCGGATCATCGTTGATGGAGCTCGACCGCCTAACACATACACTTTTACCGGAATCCGAATCGATACACCCGGCTCTCCCGGAACCTGGTTACCGGGAGATTTACGAAGTTGTTTTAATTGGACAAGCACCGCAATAGGAACTACATACGGATCGATCGGCGATCCTGTAGAATTATCGAACTACTTTATCGATCGAGGATATTTTTCGGCAAGTGGGTGCGACACTCAGCATGGAATCTACTGTGTTCGACAATAA
- a CDS encoding methyl-accepting chemotaxis protein, producing the protein MLSRDSKTHPTDREIIASGPAYINWIRLILIVLFYVSIIASWQRSTVTQNTFYLLGVSSMLLYAIYSFYKIKVHGKISERQSQLFMILDVLSLFSTMIVVAADVPQNSGVIVKGQIFYGIAYLYIICSGLLLSPGFVLVMGLVTSLTQSIVIIVAVQYGLQMVDDPLLAASAGFASLSEQVMKIIFLFTASMIVRFLVSLFLKLVQNSERRQRELEHSQNIMNEKTNKMRESAGYLRTSSQNLRDFMNDFTQIVSDHASSFEEISSTMEEFQAQTESSAETVQNQFQNIENLVVHSQNLKAIIERITSFNHHLNQSLDKVRNAGSAVNGFVKELSLSLFALGDSFKSVSDVNQIMSEVADRTNLLSLNASIEAARAGSAGKGFAVVAQEVSKLAESSARNADLISDIIKKSTNHVSSGQKSAEITAERFQEQDSLFHDFVSHFEEFTQLFREQTSINSQFFSNLDYLKSLSSEIELASKEQRVGLRAIVSSINDLQTSMASLTEKSENLSGIILELDVQSGELTKKE; encoded by the coding sequence ATGCTTTCAAGAGATTCTAAAACTCATCCAACGGATCGAGAGATCATCGCGTCCGGTCCTGCTTATATCAATTGGATACGATTGATCCTAATCGTACTATTTTACGTTTCCATAATAGCTTCGTGGCAACGGAGTACGGTTACTCAGAACACATTCTATCTTTTAGGCGTGTCGAGTATGTTGTTGTACGCCATTTATAGTTTTTATAAAATAAAGGTTCACGGAAAAATTTCAGAAAGGCAAAGTCAGTTGTTTATGATTTTGGATGTTTTGAGTCTGTTTTCTACGATGATCGTCGTTGCCGCGGATGTTCCTCAAAACTCGGGAGTGATCGTCAAAGGGCAGATTTTTTACGGGATCGCCTACCTTTATATCATTTGTTCCGGTCTTCTTCTTTCGCCAGGATTCGTTTTAGTTATGGGGTTGGTTACGTCCTTAACTCAATCGATTGTGATCATCGTCGCGGTACAATACGGTTTACAGATGGTGGACGATCCTTTGTTGGCCGCCTCCGCCGGTTTTGCCTCCTTATCGGAGCAGGTTATGAAAATCATTTTTCTTTTCACTGCCTCCATGATCGTTCGCTTTCTTGTCAGTCTCTTTTTGAAGTTGGTTCAGAACTCGGAAAGAAGACAAAGGGAATTAGAACATTCACAAAACATAATGAACGAAAAAACGAATAAGATGCGTGAGTCGGCGGGTTATTTAAGAACTTCTTCTCAGAACCTAAGGGACTTTATGAACGATTTTACTCAAATCGTTTCCGATCACGCGTCCTCCTTCGAAGAGATCAGTTCCACGATGGAAGAATTTCAAGCGCAGACTGAAAGTTCGGCCGAAACCGTGCAGAATCAATTTCAGAATATCGAGAACCTCGTCGTACACAGTCAAAACCTCAAAGCGATCATCGAACGTATCACATCTTTCAATCATCACCTCAATCAAAGTTTGGATAAAGTGAGAAACGCAGGTTCCGCAGTCAACGGCTTTGTAAAAGAACTTTCTCTTTCTTTGTTCGCCCTCGGAGATTCGTTTAAAAGCGTGAGCGACGTAAATCAAATCATGTCCGAAGTGGCCGATCGAACAAACCTTCTTTCCTTAAACGCTTCGATCGAAGCGGCAAGGGCGGGAAGCGCCGGAAAAGGTTTTGCGGTTGTTGCACAAGAAGTCTCTAAACTCGCCGAAAGTAGCGCGAGAAACGCCGATTTGATCTCCGACATCATCAAGAAATCCACGAATCATGTTTCCTCGGGACAAAAATCCGCAGAAATCACCGCCGAACGTTTTCAAGAACAGGATTCCCTCTTTCACGATTTCGTTTCCCATTTCGAAGAATTCACACAACTCTTTCGAGAACAGACTTCGATCAATTCTCAATTCTTCTCCAACTTAGATTATCTGAAATCATTATCATCGGAAATAGAATTGGCATCGAAAGAACAAAGGGTCGGTCTTCGAGCGATCGTAAGTTCAATCAACGACCTTCAAACTTCCATGGCTTCCTTAACCGAAAAAAGCGAAAATCTCTCAGGAATCATCTTAGAACTAGACGTTCAATCGGGAGAATTGACAAAAAAAGAATGA
- a CDS encoding Acg family FMN-binding oxidoreductase: MQRRHSIVSDRLTRKYFLAKIALLGAGLTFHSLLPGCNGVDYGEEVNRIRMKSFSDLSSENGKMLDLIRYATLAPSGHNSQPWKFSFNEYTIRIFPDFSRKLRIVDPDDRELYISLGCALENLVIASEQMGYIPEVEYFPAKEEECIRVTLKKGASKKDEANFRAIPLRQSTRNEYDGRNLSVSELKKLDSFSKAKTIENLVFTDKKEIEALIEYVKEGDRIQLSNPEYYQELKDWIRFNESEAIAKGDGLATRCTGNPSVPRWFGQILMDAVVSAKSQGNSDERLIRSSSGMLVFTSQKNDKESWIDVGRAFERWTLLATSLNVKSAFMNQPAEVPKLRSQLGEYLNLGKAYPQLLVRFGYSQRMPNSPRRPLEQVIV; this comes from the coding sequence ATGCAAAGACGCCACTCCATCGTATCCGACCGTCTCACTCGGAAGTACTTCCTTGCCAAGATCGCTCTTTTAGGAGCAGGCCTGACCTTTCATTCCTTATTACCCGGTTGTAACGGAGTCGATTATGGGGAGGAAGTCAATCGAATACGGATGAAATCCTTTTCCGATCTTTCGAGCGAAAACGGAAAGATGTTGGATTTAATACGTTATGCGACACTGGCTCCCTCCGGTCACAACTCTCAACCTTGGAAATTCTCGTTCAATGAATACACAATTCGGATCTTTCCGGATTTTAGTAGAAAATTACGAATCGTAGATCCCGACGATCGAGAACTCTATATAAGTTTAGGTTGCGCCCTCGAAAATCTCGTGATCGCTTCCGAGCAAATGGGATACATTCCGGAAGTTGAATATTTTCCCGCTAAAGAAGAAGAATGTATTCGAGTGACTCTCAAAAAAGGAGCCTCGAAGAAGGACGAAGCCAATTTCCGCGCGATTCCACTTAGACAATCCACACGTAACGAATACGACGGTAGGAATCTGTCCGTTTCCGAACTAAAAAAATTGGATTCATTCTCCAAAGCAAAAACGATTGAGAATCTCGTCTTCACTGACAAAAAAGAAATCGAAGCTCTGATCGAATATGTGAAAGAAGGAGATCGTATCCAACTTTCCAATCCTGAGTATTATCAAGAACTTAAGGACTGGATCCGATTCAACGAATCCGAAGCCATCGCAAAAGGAGACGGATTGGCCACGAGATGTACGGGCAATCCTTCCGTTCCTCGCTGGTTCGGTCAGATTCTTATGGACGCGGTAGTGAGCGCAAAGAGCCAAGGAAACTCGGATGAAAGATTAATCCGAAGTTCCTCCGGAATGTTGGTATTCACGTCACAGAAAAACGACAAAGAATCCTGGATCGATGTGGGACGTGCGTTCGAACGATGGACGTTACTGGCCACTTCTCTAAACGTCAAATCCGCCTTTATGAATCAACCCGCCGAAGTTCCGAAACTTCGCTCTCAGTTAGGAGAATATCTCAATCTCGGGAAGGCTTATCCGCAACTCTTGGTTCGTTTCGGATATTCCCAACGAATGCCAAACTCCCCTCGTCGCCCCTTAGAACAGGTGATCGTTTGA
- a CDS encoding response regulator yields the protein MKSEIKILIVEDEFLTALLLQKELKRIGYEITDHVSKGENAIKSARDNPPDVILMVINLGGAQDGIETAKQMNSFQSIPIIFVTGDTDKETKEKALSIHPLGYLLKPVEINQIKEIIESKL from the coding sequence ATGAAATCCGAGATCAAAATTCTTATCGTTGAGGACGAATTCTTAACTGCTTTGTTACTGCAAAAGGAATTAAAACGAATCGGATATGAGATAACAGATCACGTTTCGAAAGGAGAGAATGCGATCAAAAGCGCAAGAGACAATCCTCCCGACGTTATTCTCATGGTTATCAATCTAGGCGGGGCTCAGGACGGAATCGAAACCGCGAAACAAATGAATTCGTTTCAATCGATCCCGATCATTTTCGTAACCGGTGATACGGATAAGGAAACAAAGGAAAAAGCGCTGAGCATTCATCCTTTAGGGTATCTACTCAAACCGGTGGAAATCAATCAGATCAAAGAAATTATCGAGTCAAAACTCTAA
- a CDS encoding MASE3 domain-containing protein has protein sequence MPAPDYLVFHNVAEVFSITVSISIFGLGWFTYKRTRNYHSLFIFEIRMFQRKYRFKARSKISTSSWISPSNRFVPFGIGFRFFKTCVSGSV, from the coding sequence TTGCCCGCTCCGGATTATCTCGTATTTCACAACGTCGCGGAAGTTTTTAGCATCACGGTTTCCATTTCGATTTTCGGTCTCGGTTGGTTTACGTATAAACGAACACGAAACTACCATTCTCTTTTTATTTTCGAAATCAGGATGTTTCAAAGGAAATATAGATTCAAAGCGAGATCGAAGATCAGCACGTCTTCTTGGATATCGCCGTCCAATAGGTTTGTTCCTTTTGGAATTGGTTTCAGATTCTTTAAAACATGCGTTTCCGGATCCGTCTAA
- a CDS encoding ATP-binding protein, giving the protein MRLSDFKSTLPIVLILFFCSACKDFENHPLLVQNGEVDLSAWNPNQDGILNLRGNWEFCWDELIPPNADESFWKEHCNGYQAVPSYWKFYDIPEKNLSPFGKATYRIKIKLPKSFQGSYGISWTEILSAFEIFVNQKSVIRVGKVGSSYESMIPAVRPDRVRLDYLQDEVTIVVWVSNFNHENHGFWRPLYFGEWDQIRNTQIKHLLAEIASFSSIFLVGLYHLMIFLFRTRSREYFYFALFCILMSLRQLSAENHSIVLFFPEMNFDFYIRFIYFVVFSICISMCMFIKSLFPTEVPSNFIYSTIGVFSMFIFALILPVPVFTSFSAVEFTLIAILPLGLIPYMIRALKKNREGASVILVAYVVFSTTVVNDILFTLGYLSTGYYSNLGVILFILLQASVLAKKLTRAIQRSEQLALELESTLKESLRTHRELMELKELQNTNLETQVLLRTQELVKARNEAELANKVKSQFLATMSHEIRTPLNGIIGLIEQFKTTPLNANQEHIRSLIQSSGETLFKIINDILDYSKLEADKIELELGIVSWELILQEMQGIFQYQVLQKGLELNVVYSPGFIDSAMGDEHRIKQILSNLISNAIKFTDSGTIDIILDSEPIKPENLVRYKIQVADSGIGIPNEKIDLLFQKFFQLDSSISRRYGGTGLGLAISKKLVELMQGTIRAFRNENGGSTFEFTILLSEKSSGEIPKTIDEVDLSGLPPNTKILIAEDDSTNVFLLSRILRKLNIHCEVAKDGLEAVEKAKKENFDLIFMDINMPNLDGITASLWILNDPKIVKKPVIIPVTADVLQEDKAKCRNAGMSGFLAKPYYRKDIEQLIYDWLILSKR; this is encoded by the coding sequence ATGCGTTTAAGTGATTTCAAATCAACCTTACCGATCGTTTTAATTTTATTTTTTTGTTCCGCTTGTAAGGACTTCGAAAACCATCCTCTTCTTGTTCAGAACGGTGAAGTGGATCTTTCCGCTTGGAACCCGAACCAGGATGGAATCCTCAACTTAAGAGGGAATTGGGAATTCTGTTGGGATGAGTTGATCCCTCCGAACGCAGACGAGTCGTTCTGGAAAGAACACTGCAACGGATATCAGGCTGTCCCCTCTTACTGGAAATTCTATGATATTCCCGAAAAAAACCTTTCTCCTTTCGGAAAGGCCACCTATCGGATCAAAATCAAACTTCCCAAGTCGTTTCAAGGATCCTATGGAATCAGTTGGACCGAAATTCTATCTGCGTTCGAAATCTTTGTGAATCAGAAATCCGTAATTCGTGTCGGGAAGGTTGGGTCCAGTTACGAAAGTATGATCCCGGCCGTCAGACCGGATCGAGTCCGGTTGGATTACCTTCAAGACGAGGTAACAATCGTAGTCTGGGTTTCAAACTTCAATCACGAGAATCACGGCTTCTGGCGTCCTTTGTATTTCGGAGAATGGGACCAGATCCGTAATACGCAGATCAAACATCTTCTCGCAGAGATCGCGAGTTTCTCCTCGATCTTTTTAGTCGGTCTCTATCATCTTATGATTTTTCTCTTTCGTACGCGCTCTAGAGAATACTTTTATTTCGCCCTTTTTTGTATTTTAATGTCGCTTCGACAATTGAGCGCGGAAAATCACAGCATCGTCTTATTCTTTCCGGAAATGAACTTCGATTTTTATATTCGATTCATCTACTTCGTAGTGTTCTCGATTTGTATTTCCATGTGTATGTTTATCAAATCCCTTTTTCCTACGGAGGTTCCGTCTAACTTCATTTATTCGACGATCGGCGTATTTTCCATGTTTATCTTCGCTCTCATTCTACCCGTTCCGGTATTTACTAGTTTTTCCGCCGTTGAATTTACTCTAATCGCTATTCTTCCTCTCGGTCTCATTCCTTATATGATCAGGGCTTTGAAAAAGAATCGAGAAGGAGCTTCGGTAATACTAGTCGCTTACGTTGTCTTTTCGACGACGGTAGTAAATGACATTCTATTCACGTTAGGATATCTTTCTACCGGATACTATTCCAATCTCGGGGTGATTCTTTTTATTCTTCTTCAAGCAAGCGTTTTAGCTAAAAAACTCACACGAGCGATCCAAAGATCGGAACAACTCGCCCTCGAGCTGGAATCGACCCTGAAGGAGAGCCTTCGAACTCATCGCGAACTGATGGAATTGAAAGAATTACAAAATACGAATTTAGAAACCCAGGTGTTATTGAGAACTCAGGAACTGGTAAAAGCAAGAAACGAGGCGGAACTCGCGAATAAGGTCAAGTCTCAATTTCTGGCGACGATGAGTCATGAAATTAGAACACCTTTGAACGGGATCATCGGATTGATCGAACAGTTCAAAACAACCCCTCTCAACGCGAATCAAGAGCATATACGAAGCCTAATTCAAAGTAGCGGTGAAACCCTTTTTAAGATCATCAATGATATTTTAGATTATTCTAAATTAGAAGCCGATAAAATAGAACTCGAGCTCGGCATCGTTTCCTGGGAACTGATTCTGCAAGAAATGCAAGGAATCTTTCAATATCAAGTCCTACAAAAAGGGTTGGAACTAAACGTAGTTTATTCTCCCGGGTTTATAGACTCGGCTATGGGCGACGAACATCGAATCAAACAGATTCTTTCCAATCTTATTTCGAACGCGATCAAATTTACGGATTCCGGAACGATCGATATCATTCTGGATTCGGAACCCATAAAACCGGAGAATCTCGTCCGTTATAAAATCCAAGTTGCCGACAGCGGAATCGGAATTCCGAATGAAAAGATCGATCTTCTCTTTCAGAAATTCTTTCAATTGGATTCTAGTATTTCGCGACGTTACGGAGGAACCGGACTCGGACTTGCGATATCGAAAAAATTGGTGGAGCTGATGCAAGGGACCATACGTGCGTTCCGAAACGAAAACGGCGGCTCTACGTTTGAATTCACAATTTTGTTATCCGAAAAATCTTCCGGAGAAATTCCGAAAACGATCGATGAAGTCGATTTATCGGGACTCCCTCCGAATACGAAAATTCTCATCGCTGAGGACGATTCCACGAATGTTTTTCTATTGTCCCGTATTTTAAGAAAGTTGAATATTCACTGCGAAGTCGCAAAGGACGGATTGGAAGCAGTTGAAAAGGCAAAAAAAGAAAACTTCGATCTAATCTTTATGGATATCAACATGCCGAATTTGGACGGAATCACGGCTTCACTGTGGATCTTAAACGACCCGAAGATCGTTAAAAAGCCCGTGATCATTCCCGTGACTGCGGATGTGTTACAAGAGGATAAGGCGAAGTGCAGAAATGCGGGGATGTCCGGCTTTCTTGCAAAACCGTATTACAGGAAGGATATAGAGCAATTGATTTACGATTGGTTAATCCTATCCAAAAGATAA